One part of the Quercus lobata isolate SW786 chromosome 7, ValleyOak3.0 Primary Assembly, whole genome shotgun sequence genome encodes these proteins:
- the LOC115953399 gene encoding NADPH-dependent aldo-keto reductase, chloroplastic-like — protein MNQEARHGPFYFDLNTGAKIPSVGLGTWKAPPGVVGQAVIAAVKAGYRHIDCASVYDNEKEVGVALKELFSSGVVQRSELFITSKLWCSSHAPEDVSKALSKSLADLQLEYIDLYLIHWPIRTKPGSQGFAPEVMAPLCLPETWNAMEGLYASGQARAIGVSNFSTKKLQDLLTHAKVPPAVVQVECHPVWQQPALHNFCKSTGIHLTAYSPLGSPGSWVKGEVLKEPILIEIAEKLNKSPAQVSLRWGLQSGHSVLPKSVNESRIKENLSLFDWFIPPELFSKLSEIHQQRLLRGEFAIHETLSPYKGLQELWDGEI, from the exons ATGAATCAGGAAGCTAGACATGGacctttttattttgatcttaATACTGGAGCTAAGATCCCCTCTGTTGGTCTTGGAACATGGAAAGCTCCTCCAGGTGTTGTAGGTCAAGCTGTCATTGCCGCAGTCAAG GCTGGTTATAGGCATATTGACTGTGCTAGTGTCTATGACAATGAGAAAGAG GTAGGAGTGGCACTGAAGGAACTATTTTCCTCAGGGGTAGTGCAGCGTAGTGAGTTGTTTATCACATCTAAGCTATG GTGTAGTTCTCATGCTCCAGAAGACGTCTCAAAGGCTTTGAGCAAGAGTTTGGCAGATCTACAACTGGAATACATTGATCTATATCTT ATACATTGGCCAATTAGAACAAAGCCAGGCTCACAAGGGTTCGCCCCTGAAGTCATGGCTCCCTTATGTCTTCCAGAGACATGGAATGCAATGGAGGGTCTTTATGCATCCGGTCAAGCACGCGCGATTGGAGTGAGCAACTTCTCAACAAAGAAGCTGCAGGACTTGCTCACACATGCAAAAGTTCCACCTGCAGTCGTTCAAGTGGAATGCCACCCTGTCTGGCAGCAGCCTGCACTTCACAACTTCTGCAAATCAACTGGCATTCATCTCACG GCTTATTCTCCTCTGGGATCTCCAGGGTCATGGGTAAAGGGGGAAGTCTTGAAGGAACCAATATTGATTGAAATTGCTGAAAAGCTTAACAAGTCGCCAGCCCAAGTATCTCTGCGTTGGGGTCTCCAGAGCGGCCACAGTGTCCTTCCAAAGAGTGTAAATGAATCTAGGATCAAGGAGAATTTGAGCTTATTTGATTGGTTCATTCCTCCTGAACTCTTCTCAAAATTATCAGAAATCCACCAG CAAAGGCTCCTCCGAGGGGAATTTGCAATCCACGAGACTCTCAGTCCTTACAAAGGCCTC